The Nocardioides zeae genome includes the window CCTTCGACGTGGGCTGGTCGGCCGCCGAGGTGCACGCGTTCGTCGCGGAGGTCTCGGCGACCCCGGTGCCGCAGCCGCTCAGCTACCTGGTCGACGACGTGGCCCGCACCTTCGGCACGCTGCGGGTCGGCCACGCCGAGGCGTTCATCCGCACCGACGACGAGGCCGCCCTCACCGTGCTGGAGCGCGACCCGCGCGCCGCGTCCCTGGGCCTGCGCCGCATCGCGCCGACGGTGCTCATCAGCACGACACCGCTCGACGTGCTGCTCCCCCGCCTCCGCGACCTCGGCACCGCACCCGTCGTCGAGGCACCCGACGGGACCGTGCGCGTCGCCCGGCCCGACGTCCTGCGCGCGCGGACGGCTCGGGCGCGCCGTACCGCCGCCGGGGCGACCGCCGCCCGCGAGGCCGCGCAGGTCAGCGCCGTCGTCACCGCGGTGCGGGCGGGCGACCGGGCCGCGGACTCGCGTCCCGCGCCCGCCCCCGGCGAGCGGGCCGGGGCAGCTGCCGGTCCGACGAACCCCGCCGCCGCGCTGACCACGCTGCGGGAGGCGGTGGAGGCACGGGCGACGGTGCGGATCGCCTACGTCGACAACCACGGCAGCTACCTCGAGCGCGTCGTCGACCCCGTGCGGGTCGAGGGCGGGCAGCTCACCGCGTGGGACCACCGCAGCGAGGAACAGCGGCTCTTCGCGGTGCACCGCATCACCGCGGTGGACGCGGTCTGAGGAGGGCATCCGTACCCTTGTCGGGTGAACGGCCCCCTGATCGTCCAGTCCGACAAGACGCTGCTCCTCGAGGTCGACCACGAGCAGGCGGCCGAGTGCCGCAAGGCGATCGCCCCCTTCGCCGAGCTCGAGCGCAGCCCGGAGCACATCCACACCTACCGGCTCACCCCGCTGGGCCTGTGGAACGCGCGCGCCGCCGGCCACGACGCGGAGCAGGTCGTGGACACGCTGCTCACCTACAGCCGCTACCCCGTGCCGCACGCCCTGCTCGTCGACGTCGCCGAGACGATGGCGCGCTACGGCCGCCTGCGCCTCGACAAGCACCCCGTGCACGGCCTCGTGCTGGCGACCACCGACCGTCCGGTGCTCGAGGAGGTGCTGCGCGCGAAGCGGGTGCAGGGCATGCTCGGCGAGCGCGTCGACCCCGACACCGTCGCCGTGCACCCCTCCGAGCGCGGCAACCTCAAGCAGGCGCTGCTGAAGATCGGGTGGCCCGCGGAGGACTACGCGGGGTACGTCGACGGCGAGGCCCACCCCATCAGCCTCGTGACCGACGGGTGGGAGCTGCGGCCCTACCAGCAGGAGGCGGCCGAGTCGTTCTGGCACGGCGGCTCCGGGGTGGTCGTGCTGCCGTGCGGCGCCGGCAAGACGCTCGTGGGCGCCGCCTCGATGGCGCAGGCGCAGGCCACGACGCTCATCCTCGTCACCAACACCGTCAGCGCCCGGCAGTGGAAGGACGAGCTCGTCAAGCGGACGTCGCTGACCGAGGACGAGATCGGTGAGTACTCCGGCTCCACCAAGGAGGTCCGGCCCGTCACGATCGCGACCTACCAGGTGCTGACGACTAAGCGGAAGGGCGTCTACCCGCACCTCGAGCTGCTCGACGCCCGCGACTGGGGCCTCATCGTCTACGACGAGGTGCACCTGCTGCCCGCCCCGATCTTCCGCATGACGGCGAACCTGCAGGCACGGCGCCGCATCGGGCTGACCGCCACCCTCGTGCGCGAGGACGGGCGCGAGGGCGACGTCTTCTCGCTCATCGGGCCCAAGCGGTACGACGCGCCGTGGAAGGACATCGAGTCGCAGGGCTGGATCGCGCCCGCCGACTGCGTCGAGGTGCGGGTGACCCTGCCCGAGGACGAGCGGCTGGTCTACGCGACGGCCGAGCCGGAGGAGCGCTACCGCCTCGCGGCCTGCACCTCCCGGAAGACCGCCGTCGTCCGGGACCTCGTCGCGCAGCACGAGGGCCAGCCGCTGCTCGTCATCGGGCAGTACATCGACCAGCTCGACGAGCTCGCCGCCGCCCTCGACGCCCCCGTCATCAAGGGCGAGACGTCGGTGAAGGAGCGTCAGCGGCTGTTCGAGGCGTTCCGCAGCGGCGAGATCAGCCGGCTCGTGGTCTCCAAGGTCGCCAACTTCTCCATCGACCTGCCGTCCGCGGAGGTCGCGATCCAGGTGTCGGGGTCGTTCGGCTCGCGCCAGGAGGAGGCCCAGCGCCTCGGCCGCCTGCTCCGCCCCGGTACGCCACGGCCCGGCGAGGACCGCAAGGTGGCGCGCTTCTACACGGTCGTCTCGCGCGACACGGTCGACGCCGACTTCGCCGCGAACCGCCAGCGGTTCCTGGCGGAGCAGGGGTACGCGTACCGGATCGTCGACGCGGACGAGCTGGGGGTCTGAGAAAACTCGGAGGCGGCGCGGGTCCGGCCCGGGGACAATCCGGACCGTGAAGCCCGCCAAGGTCCGTCGTCGTCTGGAGTCCGCGCTCGTCGAGGGCCGGATCACCACGGTCTGGCGCGACGCGTTCGAGATCGCGTCCACGGACGGCCTCGTCGTCGCACTGACCGACGACTGGGTCGTGCTCCACGACCTCGCCGACGGCGTCCACCTCGACGGGCTCGTCGCGCTCCGCCTGCGGGACGTCTCCCGCGTCCTCTTCCGCGACGACGACGCCTACCACCGCCGGGCCCTCGCGGCGCTGGGGGTGGAGGTCGCGACGTACGAGGTCGAGGCTGACGTCGACGCGCGGGGGCTGCTGGCCCGCGCCCAGGCCGAGGACCGGCTCGTCGCCATCCACCTCGAGGTGCTCCGGGGCGAGCCGATGACGCTGGGACGCCTGCTGGACCTGCGCCGGAAGCGGTTCGTCATCCACTACATCGGTCGCGACGGCGAGTGGGCGCGCGAGCCGGAGCGGTGGCGCTACCGGGACGTGACCCGCATCGAGGTCGGGGGGCGCTACCTCGAGGCGCTCGAGCGGTTCGGGGATCCCTTCCCGACCGACTGACGGCCCGCGGCGTACCGCTTCAGCAGGTTCTGCCGACGATCGCCCCGGCGGCGTCACGCGATGGTGACGGAGCGGCCCGCAGCGTGCACCTGCCACAACGTCGGCGCAACGAGCGTGAAACGAACGTCGCAGAGGGTGGGGACCTCCCCGACCCCCGTTTCAGGAGCCCTCGATGCCCCTCCGGTCCTCTGCCCGGTCCCGCACCATCCCTGCCCGCGTCGGGACGACCGCCGCCCTCGTCGCCCTCCTCGGCAGCACCGTCGCCTGCACCTCGACCGGCGGCGGTGACGACGACGAGGTCACCACCGTCACCATCGGCACGCTGCGCGGCCAGCCGCACTTCTACGCCCCGTTCCTCTACGAGGACCACGCCACCGGCGACATCGACTACGAGGTCGTCACCCTCGACACGGCGCCCGCCCTCAACGACGCCCTGCTGAGCGGCACCGTCGACATGGCGGTCGGCTCGATCACCGCGACCATCGCGGGCGCCGCCCAGGGCCGCGAGGTCAAGGTCGTCGCGGCCGCGTCCGACGGCGGCAGCGGCTTCGTCGCCACCGAGGGCATCGACGACATCACCGACCTCGAGGGACGGCCGGTCGGCTACCTGGAGTCGAGCTCGCAGTACGTCGTGCTCCAGCTCCTCCTCGAGGAGGCCGGGATGACCACGGACGACGTCGAGCTCGTCTCGCTCTCCGCACCCGACTTCTTCAACGCGTTCAGCACCGGTCAGGTGGACGCGTTTCTCGCGCCCGAGATCGGCGTCTCCCTCGCGCTCGGTGCGGGCGGCACGGAGCTGGCCTCGCCGTACGAGACCGAGATCGGCCGCGTCAACATCGGCCTCCTGGCGAGCCAGGAGTTCATCGACGAGCACCCCGAGGCGGTGCAGGAGGTCGTCGACACCCACGCCGCGACCACCGACTACATGGTCGACAACCAGGACGAGTGGCTGCCGGAGCTGGTGGAGGAGTACGGCGGCGACGAGGCCGTCTTCGCCACCGCGCTCGACAACTTCTGGCTGCGCTCCGACCTCTCCCCCACCTACGAGGAGCAGATCGCCAACCTCGCCGCCCAGATGGAGCGGCTCGGCATGATCGAGCAGGCCCCTGCGATCGACGACGTGGTCGACACCTCGTTCGCCTCGCGTGACGAGCCGGAGGACGCGTGAGGGCCGCGCTCTGGCGACGCCGGATCGGTCACACCGCGCTCGGCCTCGGCTTCGTCGCCCTCCTCCTGCTGCTCTGGGACCTCGGCGTCCGCGGCGAGTGGGTGCTCCTCTTCGACATCAAGATGGGCTTCCTGCCCGCTCCGGACGTCGTCGCCCGGCTGCTGTGGGACTTCGCCTTCGGCGGCCTGTACGACGACGCCTACTCCGGCACGCTCCTGGAGCACCTCGGGGCGAGCGCGCTGCGGGTGCTCGCCGGGTTCGGGCTGGCGGCGGCCCTCGCCGTGCCCATCGGCGTGCTGATGGGGCGCTTCCCGCTCGTGAACGCGGCACTGGACCCCGCCGTCAACCTGTTCCGGCCCGTGCCTGCCACCGCGTGGGTGCCGCTGGTGCTGCTCATCATCGGGTTCGGCAGCCAGGCCACGATCTTCCTCATCACGCTGTCGGCCTTCTTCCCGATCCTGCTCAACACGATCGCGGCGACCCGGGAGGTGCCGCCGCGGCTCGTGGAGGCGGCCCGCATGCTCGGTACGACGCGCGTCGGCGTGCTCATGAAGGTGGTGGTGCCTGCGGCGACGCCCGGCATCGTCAGCGGGCTGCGCATCGGTCTCGGCCTCGGCTGGGTGATCCTCGTGCTGGGTGAGGCCAACGGCATCGACACCGGCCTCGGCAGCATGATCATGCTGGCCCGCGAACAGGTGCGGACCGACCGCGTGGTCGTCGGCATGATCGTCATCGGTCTCGCCGGCTTCCTCTCCGACCGGATCCTCGTGCTCGGGTTCAAGGGACTGTTCGGCCGTCGGCCGCTGGTGCGGGCATGAGCGGCGTGCGCGGGACGGTCGCCGCGGACCGGGCCGGCGCTCCGGTGGTCGACGAGTCCGGCCGCGTGTCGCTGCGTGGGGTCGGCAAGCGCTACGAGACCAAGCGGGGGCCGGTCGACGCCGTCGCCGACGTCGACCTCGAGGTCGCCCCCGGTGAGTTCGTCGCGATCGTCGGCGCGAGCGGCTGCGGGAAGTCGACGCTGCTCCGGATCCTCGCGGGCTTCGAGGGGCACACCTCGGGCGCCGTCGAGGTCGGCGGGTCGCCCGTGCGCGGGCCCGGGCCGGCACGGGGCGTCGTGTTCCAGGACTACGGCCTGTTCCCCTGGCTGACCGTCGCCGAGAACGTCCGCTTCGGCCTGCGCCAGCAGCGCTGGTCGCGCGCGCGGGCCAAGCGGCGCGCCGCCGAGATGATCGAGGTCGTCGGGCTGACCCGGTTCTCCGACCGGTTCCCCGGCGAGCTGTCGGGCGGCATGCAGCAGCGGGTAGCCATCGCCCGGGTGCTGGCCGCCGACCCGGCGCTGCTGCTCATGGACGAGCCGTTCGGGGCGCTCGACGCCCTGACCCGCACGACCATGCAGCACGAGCTGAAGCGGCTGCGTGCCGAGAGCGGCGCGACGGTGCTGTTCGTGACGCACTCGATCGAGGAGGCGGTCTACCTGGCCGACCGCGTCGTCGTCATGGCCGGCGGCGCCTCCCACGGCGAGCCCGGCCACATCGCGGCGATCGTGCCCGTCGACCTGGGCGACGAGCGGGACGTCAACGGACCGGCGTTCAACGACCTCGAGCGTCGGATCGGCGCTCTCGTGCACGAGAGCTGACCCCCGGCGGGTGGCCGGCGCTGCGACGTACGGCGTCGGCCACCCACCCCCCTGTCACAGTCGGGGCCATGGCCATCACCACCACCGGGTTCAGCCACGTGCGGCTCACCGTGCGGGACATCGAGGCGTCGCGACGCTTCTACGACGCCGTGTTCGGCTGGGAGGTGGCCTTCGAGCTGCCCGCCGACGCCGACGAGGAGACGCGGGAGCAGCTGTGGTTCCTGTTCGGCGGGGTGATCTACCAGGTCCCGGGCGGCCTGTTCGGGCTGCGTCCCGTCGCGCCCGGCGACGACACGTTCTCGGAGAACCGCGTCGGACTCGACCACGTCGCCTTCGCCGTGCCGACCCGCGCGGAGCTCGACCGCGCCATCGAGGTGCTCGACACCATCGGCGCCTCCCGCGAGGACGTCAAGGACGCCGGCGCCATGTGGATCCTCGAGTTCCGCGACCCCGACGGGATCGCCCTGGAGCTGTCGGCGCCGAAGTGAGCGCGCTGGCCGGGCTCAGCGCACGGTGAACGTGCGCGTCACCGTCGAGGGCAGCACGTTGCTGTTGCCGCGGTGGTCGATGACCGCGCGGTAGGTGCCCCGCGGGAGCTTGGGGAGCCGGAACATCCAGTCCACGGTGCGGGGGTGGGACTGCACGATGCCCGAGTACCAGACCCCGCGCGTGCCGGAGTAGAGCTTGACGGTCATGCGGCCGGGCTGGGGAGTGCCGAACGGGCTCTCCCCGGCCGTGTAGAGGCCCTGGACTCTCAGGAGGCCCGTCACCGTGGGGCTGGGCAGTCGCCTGAAGGACGACCCGACCCAGCCCTGGCCGCGATCCACCTGCATCCGGTGGGTCAGGGTCAGGCCGTCGCCCGGCCGACCGTCGGTGTCGAGGGCGAACGTGGCCTGGTGGGAGCCCGCGGTGACGACGTGGGGGTCGTAGAAGATGCCGACCAGACCTGACTCGAAAATGTCGTTCTCGTCGCGCCCGCGCAGGACCGGCTGCACCTTGGTGATGCTGCGTCCGGTGAGGTCGTCGGTCATCGTCACGGTGCCGCACCAGCTCGCGACGCCCTCCGGCACGACACGGACCGTGACACGGGGCAGGGTGCCCGGCCCCGCGCTCTGCTGATAGCTCCAGCGTGAGTCCGCCGTCAGCACGAGGCGCGGCGTCTCCGTGGTCTGCAGCAGTGTCTCGCCGACCTCGGGCAGCGCCAGCTCGACCTGCGAGGCCTCGACACCGGGGCTGGCCGGCTGCGCGACGTACACCGAGAACTCGCGCTGGGGGTCGGTGTAGGCGCAGGAGGGGACCGGGAAGTACCGCCCCTGGGACCATTCCGGCGGCCCGGGCAGGCGGTGCTCGGGCGCGGCGAGCGCGTCGTCGAGGCCGGCCGGGGCGACGACGACCTGGACGGGCGCGCCCCCCTGCTCCGGTGGGACCTCACCTGAGTGCCTGATCCCGACCTGCACGCCGTCCTCGAAGCTCACCTTGTCGATGCGTCCGTAGGACGCGGTGAGATCCCCCTGCACCGGTTCCGCTGCTCCCGCGACGGGCGTGGCGAGCAGGCTGGCAGCCACGGCCAGCCCCAGGCCGCCCGCCAGGGCGTGTCGGCGCAGCGTGGACGTGCTCGTGGTCATCGCGGGCCCCCGGTTCCTGCGGCCGACGGCCAGCCGCTCTCGCAGCCTAGGCCGTCCGCTCGCCCGGGTCGAGTGGTTCTCCCCAGGCCGGGGAACGTCGTACGGCGCGGCTATCGTCGCCCGAGAACCGAGCCGACCACGGCTCGCGCGAGCGGACGGGGCCCTCCATGGTCGATCTGACGAAGCGCACGGAGACGGCGACCGCGTCGCTCGTCAGCCTCATGAAGAAGGCCCAGGACGACGGTGTCGACCTCGGCGAGGTCTCGGCCGCCTGCGTGCTGGTGATGGACCACTCGGGGTCGATGCGGAAGCTCTACAAGAGCGGCCACGTGCAGGATCTCGCCGAGCGGGTGCTCGCCCTGTCGCTGACCGGTCTCGACGACGACGGCGACATCCAGGTCGTCTTCTTCGACCACAAGCCGTTCCCGGCGGAGACGGTCAACGAGGGCAACTACGCGGGGTTCGTCGACCGGTGGGACCAGGGGCGCCACTACGGGACGACCAACTACGCCGACACCATCGCGACGGTGCTGGCCGACGTGCCGTCAGGCGGATCCCCTGCCCGGGGGCTGTCGCGGTTCTTCACGAAGTCAGGCTCCTCGGGGCCGGCCGCGATGCCGACGCTCGTCTTCTTCGTGACCGACGGCGCCCCCGACTCCGGCACGAAGCAGCGCGTGAAGCAGCTGCTCGTGGAGGCGGCTGACAAGCCGGTGTTCTGGCAGTTCATCGGCGTCAACGGCTTCAAGCCCACGTTCCTCGAGGAGCTCGACGAGATGCCGGGCCGGGTCGTCGACAACGTCGGGCTGACGGCGTTCGACGGCGAGACGGCGACCGACGAGGCGTGGTTCGGGGAGGTGCTGCGCGAGTTCGTGACGTCGTGGCTGCCGGCCGCGCGGCGTGCCGGGATCGTGGCGCCGGGGGGCTGAGCGCCCCCGGCCCCAGCACCAGCCCCCAGCCCCGGACGTCATGCTTCCCGGTGGCCCCGGGCACCGCACCGCATGACGTCCCGGGATCGAGGGAGGCGCCCGCCCGCACCGGGCCCGGAACTGTGCACCTGGGGCGCTCAACCGGCAGCCGGACCCACCCCAACGGCACACTTCCCGACCCCGAAAACCTCATGTGCTCCCCGACCTAGCCGATCGACGGCGCATGAGCACCCGGGGGCACCAGGCCGCGATCACCACCCTCACATGTCCGGTGTGCCGATCGGAGGTGGCACCCACGTCGGCGGCGTGCCGGTCGTGCCACCTCCCGATCCGCGACGTCGTCGACAACCAACGGGGGGCGAGGTCCCGCAGCAACCGCCGCGTCCTCACCCGCCTGTGGGGCATCCCCATCTACGGCGGCATCCTCGCCTGGTGCCTGCTGCAGCTGCCGACGGCGGCCGTGTTCGTCGTACCCGCCGTCGTCGTCGGGTTCGTCCTCCACGTGCTGCGCGGGCGGCCGTACCTCGGCGCCCTCGCCTTCCTCGTCATCGTCGTCGTGGCACCGGCCCTGTTCTGGCCGTCCATCGCGACGGAGGCCCTCGACGAGCTCACCTCGCGGCTCTGAGCATCACATCGACAGGAACGGCGCGAACAAGCGCACCGGGCCCCCGCTCATCCGCGCCCGGAGCTCGTCGCTCGGCCGGCCGAGGGTCTCGCCCTCGACCGACACGGCCGTGGCGAGCACCTCCTGCATGAGCTCCGGCCCGATGTTCTCGAGGTGCTCGATGAGCGCGGACGAGTCGCGGTAGCGCTCGATCACCACGGCGCCGGTCTCGTCGTCGTCGAGGTAGATGTCGTACTGCAGCGTGCCCGAGTCCTGGGTCCGCACGATCTCCATGCAGCGCGCCGAGAGCCGCTTGAAGGTGGCCGCGCCACCCTCGACGAACGTGAAGCGCGCGATGCCGAGGAGCTGGTCGTGGCGGTCGGTCGAGAAGTCCTGCACGGCGTTCCTCCTGTGGGGTGAATTCGCTCAAGCCTGCCGCAAGCCGGCCGAAAGAGAGGCAGAATCCCCTCCCGCAGCATCACTCCCCCGTGCACCTCGCCTCCCCCGCAGCCGCACGGCCCCACTGAGAGGTCGTCGCCGTGACCCACTCCGTCTCCCTGTCCCGCCGCACCCTGCTCGGCGCCGTCGGCCTCGCGGCCGCCGCTGTCGCCGCCGCCCCCGTCCTCGCCGCGCCCGCCTCGGCGGCGGCGACGACGGACCGCGGCTACGGCGTCTTCCTGCCCGCCTACCCCGGCAGCGTCGACGCCGTCCGCACCGCCGGTGCCGCCGTCGGTCGGATGCCGGAGCTCGTGACCTGGTACGTCGCGTGGTCGACCAAGACGGCGTTCCCGCTCGCCCAGGTGCAGGAGGTCACCGGCCTGGGTGCCCTGCCGGAGATCACCTGGGAGCCCTGGGACCCCGCCCGCGGGACCGCCCAGTCGACGTACTCCATGGCCTCCATCGCCGCCGGCCGCCACGACTCCTACATCCGCTCGTGGGCGCGCGCCGCCGCGGCGTGGGGTCGGCCGGTGCGGCTGCGGTTCGCCCACGAGTCGAACGGGTCGTGGTACCCCTGGGCCGTCGGCGTCAACGGCACCACCGCGAGCCAGTACGCCGCGGCCTGGCGCCGCGTCGTGAACCTGTTCCGCTCGGCGGGCGCGCGCAACGTGCAGTTCGTGTGGTGCCCCAACATCCCCTTCGCCGGCACGCCTGCGCTCGCCTCGATCTATCCCGGGGACGCGTACGTCGACGTGGTCGGCCTCGACGGCTACAACTGGGGCACCAGCCAGGAGTGGTCACAGTGGGGCACCTTCACCGACGTCTTCGGCGCCGGGGTGAGCGAGCTGCGGTCGTTCACCGCGAAGCCCCTCGTGCTCGGCGAGGTGGGCTGCGCCGAGGCCGGTGGTGACAAGGCCGCGTGGATCGCCGACATGTTCGCCGTGCTCGACGCCCACCCCGAGATCCGGGGCTTCACCTGGTTCAACGCGGCGAAGGAGACCGACTGGCGCGTCGAGTCGACGCAGGCCTCGCTCGACGCGTTCCGCGCCGGCGTCGCCTGACGCACGACCTGCTGGGTCAGTCCCGCCGACGCGTGAGGAACAGACCGCCACCGCCGACGATCGCCAGACCGGCACCACCGAAGGCGAGCACCTTCCACGTCGTACCGGCGTCCTGGATGCGGGTGTGGAAGTAGGTGCGCCCCGACGCGTCGATGCCGACCAGACGGCTCCCGTCGTAGAGACCGTCGACGCGCTTGCCGTCGACCAGCTCACGCCGGTCGGAGTCGCTGAGGCCGTTGATGCGCTCAGTGCGACCGTCGTCCCACGGCACGAAGTTGCGGGTCGTGCTGTTCCGCGTGGGCCGCTCGATCTCGCCCTCGACCGCCACGAGGCAGCCCGAGGTCTCCCCCTCGCCGCAGATCGGGGTGTTCCTCAGAGCGCGTTCCTGCAGGAACGAGGCGCCGAGGAAACCGGTCAGACCGAGGACGAGGCCCGCGACCAGCGCGGCGGCCGCGGCCCACTGGAGCGGAGAGGTGAACGTGCGTGGATCGAGCAGCTTGACGGCGTTGAACCGAGCCATGGGAGGGGTCCTCGGGGAGCGGGAGCAGGGAGCACCCGATCTGCCCGGCGGACCTCCTAGTGAAACCGTCGAGCGGCCTCGTACGCCGCGGGCGACCCGAACCGCTCCCGATCGCTGCGCTCGTGGCGGCGCTTCTGGAGGGCGGAGACGGCGACGGCGGCGGCCCACACGAGGATGATCCCGCCGACGACCAGCATGCGTGCGTCGGCACCGTCGAGCGTCGAGCCCAAGGCGAGCCCGACGGAGAAAGGGACAGTTCCGTGGACGAAGTGCTCGGTCCAGGTCCACGGCCGCTCGCCGCGTCGGTAGCCGAGTGCTGCGCGGAGCACCCGGGTCTGCTGGCGGGTCTCGCCCATGCGTCGGTAGGCGATGCCGAAGAGGACGATGGCGAGTCCTGCGGCCACCGACACCACGACCGGCCGATGCGGCACAGGCTCGAAGATGAGGGTCAGCCATGCCGTTGCGCCGGCGACGTAGCCGGCGACGCGCGGCACCGCCGCGCGCCGCGGGATCGGTACCCCGTGCTCGGTCTTCACTCCGCCTCCCCCGCCGTGCTGCCTCCCGCGCGCTGACGCTGCTCCCGGCGGCGACGGAGGTACGCCGACCGGGCGTACATGGTGAAGGTGACGCTGGACCCCACGATGACGAGGACGTTCCCCCAGTGACCCTCACCGAACACGAGCAGGAGCGCGGCGACGATGATGACCCCTGCCGCGATGCCGAGCTGCCACCAGTGCAACCGCCACGACGCGACGATCTCGCCGCGCGCGTGGCCCCGCCGTTCGAACTCGACCGCCGAGGTACGGCGCAGCTCGGCCCCCGGCCGCATGGTCACCACGAGCAGCACGACACCGAGCAGGAGCAGGGCCACCGTGGCCGGTGCGCCGACAGCGACCGGGACGCGTCCGCTCGTGGTCACACCGCCGAGGAGGCCGCCCGTGGCGATGAGGACGACGGCCGCGATGCCCACGGCGTGCACCCGCCGCGGGATTTCGACGCCCAGGTCCGTCTTCATGCCGCCTTCCCCGCGCGCGTCACGCCCCGGTGCTCGCGGCGCCACTTCTGCGTCGCCGACCACGCGATGCTGATGAGCATCGCGGCGAACATCGCGGAGCCCGCCCAGAAGAACCAGCTCGACGCCTCGGAGCGGACCGCGTTCACGATCTGCAGAGGGAACATGACCGCGAAGAACGCCCCGTACCCGGCATGGACCCACCACGACCATGGTTGCTCGCCCGGCAGGTAGCCACGGTCGCGCCGCGCCTGCTTCACATGTCGGCGGCTCTCGGACCCTGCGCGAAAGGCGAAGAGGTAGAGAACCCCCACGACGACGGCGAGCACAGCCGCCACGATCCAGCGGGCCGACCCCGTGATCAGGTCCGTGAGGAGCACCACCGCGAACAGACCGGCGACGAGGATCGAGGCCACCGCCAGCGGTGCCGCACGTGCCGGCGCCTCGACCCCGTACGGAGCCAGCACCTCCCCCTGGATGACGGCGACGAACTCACGCACACCCACGACGACGAGCACGACGGCGACGAGGGCGATGAGGCCGAGGGCCGCGACGAGGCCCCACGGCGGAACGCGGTCGTCCGCGTAGAGGTCGGATGCCACGGCGGCCAGCGCCGCCAGCACTGCGCCGCCGACACCCGCCACCACCATGAACCTGATCTTGCGCCGGCGGGCGGCTCGGACCTCGGGCGTCATGCCGCCTCCTCGCGCGGTGGGGGCAGGGGCTGGATGCGCTCGCGGCGCCACTTCTGCACGGCCGACCAGCCCGCGCTAGCGGCGAAGCCGAGACCGATCGCGGCTCCCGCGCCGTACACCCAGAATTCCCAGCCATCTGCAGTGAGTGTGTTGCCGAGGTTGACCAGGCCGACCACGGCGAAGCCGACGCCGGACGTCACGTGCATCCCCCACGACCACGGCTGCTCACCGAGGCGGTATCCACGCTCCCTGCGCACCTCGCGCACCCGGCGTCGTCGTGCTCGCCCCGCC containing:
- a CDS encoding VOC family protein — encoded protein: MAITTTGFSHVRLTVRDIEASRRFYDAVFGWEVAFELPADADEETREQLWFLFGGVIYQVPGGLFGLRPVAPGDDTFSENRVGLDHVAFAVPTRAELDRAIEVLDTIGASREDVKDAGAMWILEFRDPDGIALELSAPK
- a CDS encoding ABC transporter ATP-binding protein, producing the protein MSGVRGTVAADRAGAPVVDESGRVSLRGVGKRYETKRGPVDAVADVDLEVAPGEFVAIVGASGCGKSTLLRILAGFEGHTSGAVEVGGSPVRGPGPARGVVFQDYGLFPWLTVAENVRFGLRQQRWSRARAKRRAAEMIEVVGLTRFSDRFPGELSGGMQQRVAIARVLAADPALLLMDEPFGALDALTRTTMQHELKRLRAESGATVLFVTHSIEEAVYLADRVVVMAGGASHGEPGHIAAIVPVDLGDERDVNGPAFNDLERRIGALVHES
- a CDS encoding glycoside hydrolase family 26 protein, with translation MTHSVSLSRRTLLGAVGLAAAAVAAAPVLAAPASAAATTDRGYGVFLPAYPGSVDAVRTAGAAVGRMPELVTWYVAWSTKTAFPLAQVQEVTGLGALPEITWEPWDPARGTAQSTYSMASIAAGRHDSYIRSWARAAAAWGRPVRLRFAHESNGSWYPWAVGVNGTTASQYAAAWRRVVNLFRSAGARNVQFVWCPNIPFAGTPALASIYPGDAYVDVVGLDGYNWGTSQEWSQWGTFTDVFGAGVSELRSFTAKPLVLGEVGCAEAGGDKAAWIADMFAVLDAHPEIRGFTWFNAAKETDWRVESTQASLDAFRAGVA
- a CDS encoding ABC transporter permease — encoded protein: MRAALWRRRIGHTALGLGFVALLLLLWDLGVRGEWVLLFDIKMGFLPAPDVVARLLWDFAFGGLYDDAYSGTLLEHLGASALRVLAGFGLAAALAVPIGVLMGRFPLVNAALDPAVNLFRPVPATAWVPLVLLIIGFGSQATIFLITLSAFFPILLNTIAATREVPPRLVEAARMLGTTRVGVLMKVVVPAATPGIVSGLRIGLGLGWVILVLGEANGIDTGLGSMIMLAREQVRTDRVVVGMIVIGLAGFLSDRILVLGFKGLFGRRPLVRA
- a CDS encoding DNA repair helicase XPB produces the protein MNGPLIVQSDKTLLLEVDHEQAAECRKAIAPFAELERSPEHIHTYRLTPLGLWNARAAGHDAEQVVDTLLTYSRYPVPHALLVDVAETMARYGRLRLDKHPVHGLVLATTDRPVLEEVLRAKRVQGMLGERVDPDTVAVHPSERGNLKQALLKIGWPAEDYAGYVDGEAHPISLVTDGWELRPYQQEAAESFWHGGSGVVVLPCGAGKTLVGAASMAQAQATTLILVTNTVSARQWKDELVKRTSLTEDEIGEYSGSTKEVRPVTIATYQVLTTKRKGVYPHLELLDARDWGLIVYDEVHLLPAPIFRMTANLQARRRIGLTATLVREDGREGDVFSLIGPKRYDAPWKDIESQGWIAPADCVEVRVTLPEDERLVYATAEPEERYRLAACTSRKTAVVRDLVAQHEGQPLLVIGQYIDQLDELAAALDAPVIKGETSVKERQRLFEAFRSGEISRLVVSKVANFSIDLPSAEVAIQVSGSFGSRQEEAQRLGRLLRPGTPRPGEDRKVARFYTVVSRDTVDADFAANRQRFLAEQGYAYRIVDADELGV
- a CDS encoding VWA domain-containing protein, whose amino-acid sequence is MVDLTKRTETATASLVSLMKKAQDDGVDLGEVSAACVLVMDHSGSMRKLYKSGHVQDLAERVLALSLTGLDDDGDIQVVFFDHKPFPAETVNEGNYAGFVDRWDQGRHYGTTNYADTIATVLADVPSGGSPARGLSRFFTKSGSSGPAAMPTLVFFVTDGAPDSGTKQRVKQLLVEAADKPVFWQFIGVNGFKPTFLEELDEMPGRVVDNVGLTAFDGETATDEAWFGEVLREFVTSWLPAARRAGIVAPGG
- a CDS encoding putative quinol monooxygenase, which translates into the protein MQDFSTDRHDQLLGIARFTFVEGGAATFKRLSARCMEIVRTQDSGTLQYDIYLDDDETGAVVIERYRDSSALIEHLENIGPELMQEVLATAVSVEGETLGRPSDELRARMSGGPVRLFAPFLSM
- a CDS encoding ABC transporter substrate-binding protein; this encodes MPLRSSARSRTIPARVGTTAALVALLGSTVACTSTGGGDDDEVTTVTIGTLRGQPHFYAPFLYEDHATGDIDYEVVTLDTAPALNDALLSGTVDMAVGSITATIAGAAQGREVKVVAAASDGGSGFVATEGIDDITDLEGRPVGYLESSSQYVVLQLLLEEAGMTTDDVELVSLSAPDFFNAFSTGQVDAFLAPEIGVSLALGAGGTELASPYETEIGRVNIGLLASQEFIDEHPEAVQEVVDTHAATTDYMVDNQDEWLPELVEEYGGDEAVFATALDNFWLRSDLSPTYEEQIANLAAQMERLGMIEQAPAIDDVVDTSFASRDEPEDA